Part of the Solwaraspora sp. WMMA2065 genome is shown below.
ATCGGGGTGTCCGGGTCGTATCCGTGTACCTGCCACAGGTCGATGTAGTCGGTGCCGAGCCGCCGCAACGAGGCGTCGAGGGTACGCAGCAGATGCCAACGGGAGGTGTCGCGCCGCCGTGGCCCGCCCGGCCGTAGCCCGGCCTTGGTCGCGATGACCAGATCCTCGCGGGGCACCATGCTGTCCAGCAGCGAACCAATGACCGCCTCGGCGTCGCCGTCGCCGTACACGTCGGCGGTGTCGATCAGATTGCCCCCGGCGTCCAGGTAACTCTTCAGTTGCGCCGCGGCGTCGTCGGCGTCGGTGTCCCGGCCCCAGGTCATGGTGCCGAGCGCGAGCCGGGAGACCGCCAGCCCGCTGCGGCCGAGCGGTCGCTGCTGCATGGATGCACCTTAAGCAGATCCTGGCGGTACGGACATCCTCACTCCCGCCGTCGTCCGCTGCCGACCGGCACCGAGCCGGTCGGCGAGTCACCCGGCCGGTTGTCTAATGGCGGCGGACGATTGCGTACCCTGGTGCGGCTTGGCCACGGCCGCTGCCCGGCAGCGCCGTCGACGCCCCGCCTGGCGGGGGATGGGGGATGACTGGGAGTGCGACTCGGACTCAATCTCGGCTACCTCACGGGCGCTGGCTCGCCGGCCGACCAACTGGCGCTCGTCCAGGAGGCGGAGCGGCTCGGCTACACGGTGGTCTGGGCCGCCGAGGCGTACGGGTCCGACTCGCCGAGTCTGCTCGCCTGGCTGGCCGGCCAGACCAGCCGGATCGACGTGGGTTCGGCGGTGATGCAGATCCCGGCCCGGACCCCGGCGTCGACCGCGATGACCGCCGCCACCATCGACACGTTGTCCGGTGGCCGGTTCCGGCTCGGCCTGGGGGTCTCCGGTCCGCAGGTCTCCGAGGGCTGGCACGGTGTACGGTTCGGTCAGCCGTTGGCCAGGACCCGCGAGTACGTGGAGATCGTCCGGCTCGCGGTCGGACGCCAGCGGGTCGAGTATGCGGGCACGCACTACACCCTGCCGCTGCCCGATGGCCCGGGCAAGGTCTTGAAGCTCAACTTCCGCCCGCCCCGGCCGCGGATTCCCGTGTATCTGGCCGCGGTCGGCCCCCGCAACCTCGAACTGGCCGGCGAGATCGCCGACGGCTGGCTGGCGGTCTTCTTCTCGCCCAGCACCGCCGCCGACCAGTTGGCGTTGATCGCCGCCGGCCGGGCCCGCACCGGTCGCGACCTCACCGGCTTCGACGTGGTGCCGGCCGTGCCGGTGGTGGTCGGCGACGACGTCGCCGCCTGCGCCGACCTGCTGCGCGGGTACGCCGCGCTGTACGTCGGCGGGATGGGCAGCCGGACGCAGAACTTCTACCACCAGTTGGCCACCCGGATGGGCTTCGGGGCCGCCGCAGACGAGGTGCAGGACCATTATCTGGCCGGCCGGCTGCGGGAGGCTGCAGCCGCCGTACCGCTGGAATTCATCGATCAGACCGCGCTGCTGGGCCCGCCGGACCGGATCGCGCAGCGCATCGGCGAGTATGCCGCCGCGGGCGTGACCACCCTGTCGGTCAGCCTGTTCGACGCCGACACCGAGGCGCGGTTGGCGACGCTGCGGACTGTGGCGCGGGCCCTCGACGTGGCCGGGGTGGGGCGGTGAGCTGGGTCGAGGTCATCGTGCTCGGCGTGGTGCAGGGGCTCACCGAGTTCCTGCCGATCAGCTCGTCGGCGCATCTGCGGATCACCTCGGCGCTGTTCTTCGAGGCGGACGCGGGGGCCTCCTTCACCGCCGTGACCCAGTTGGGCACCGAGGCTGCGGTGCTGCTCTATTTCGCCAAGGACATCTGGCGGATCACCCGGACCTGGGTCGTTGGTATCTGGGATCCCTCGGTACGCGGCGAGCCGGACTACCGGATGGGCTGGTACGTCATCGTCGGGTCGATCCCGATCGGGGTGATCGGCCTGCTGTTCAAGGATCAGATCCGCGACGGTCTGCGGAACCTGTGGATCACGGCGACCGTGCTGATTGTGTTCGCGCTGGTCCTCGCCGTCGCGGAGTACCTCGGCCGGCAGACCCGTACCCTGGAGCGGTTGACCCTGCGGGACGGCGTGGTCATGGGTTTCGCCCAGGCGATGGCGCTCATCCCGGGCGTCTCCCGGTCCGGTGGCACACTGACCGCCGGACTGTTGCTGAACCTCACCCGGGAGGCGGCCGCGCGGTTCTCCTTCCTGCTGGCCATTCCCGCGGTGGTGATGTCCGGGCTGTTCAGCCTGCCCGACGTGTTCGACCCGCAGGGCCGGGCACCCACGGCGGCCCAGATGGTGGTGGCGACCGCCATCGCGTTCGTGGTCGGCTACGCGGCGATCGCCTGGTTGCTGCGCTATGTCGCGCATCACACCCTGTACGCCTTCGTGCTCTATCGGGTGGCGCTCGGTTCCCTCGTGATGGCGCTGCTGGTCACCGGCACCATTTCCGCCACCTGAGGGACCCGACCCGACTGCTGACCGGGTCGGTCGCCGGCCCGGCACGCAGCCGCCCCCCGTAGGCTGGTTTGGTGGCGACGTTGGTACTTCTGCGACATGGTCGGACGACCGCCAACGCTGCGGGCGGTCTGGCCGGCCGGCAGCCGGTCGAGCTCGACGAGACCGGCCAGGAGCAGGCCCGGGCGGTCGGCGCCCGGCTGGCCGGGCTGCCCTGGGCACAGGTGGTCAGCAGCCCGCTGGTCCGATGCCGGCAGACCCTGGCGCTGACCGTTCCCGAGGCGACCCCGGCGATCGACGACGGCCTGATCGAGTGCGGGTACGGCGAGTGGGAGGGCCAGTCTCTGCGGTCACTGGTGAAACAGCCGCTGTGGCGGGTCGTGCAGGAGCATCCGAGTGCCGCGGTGTTCCCCGGCGGGGAGGCGCTGGCCGCGGTCGCAGCCCGCGCGGTGGCTGCGGTACGGCACTGGAACGGTGTGGTGGACGCCGAACGGGGGCCCGACGCTCTCTGGCTGGCCTGCACCCACGGCGATGTGATCAAGGCCATCGTGGCCGATGCGCTCGGCCTGCACCTGGACCTGTTCCAGCGGATCGTGGCCGATCCCGCCTCGTTGACGGTAATCCGGTACACGGCGACCCGGCCGTTCCTGGTGCGGCTCAACGACACCGGCGGTGACCTGGCCGGGTTGGTGCCGGCGAAACAGCGTCGGCCGAGGCGACGGGGTGGGTCGGCCGATTCCGATTCCGATGCCGCTGTCGGCGGCGGCGCCGGTGCCGGCGGACGTGACCGGCAGTGAGCGTACCGGTCAATCGGGTCGGTGCGTTACCGGATCGACCCGGACGCCCGATAGGGTCGATGACATGACCCACCAGGTGCATGCCTTCGAGCCGCCGGAGCGGTTCGTCGCGGGGACCGTCGGGCCGCCGGGGGAGCGGATGTTCTTCCTGCAGGCCCGGGGTGGCGGTCGCGTGGTCAGCGTGGCCCTGGAGAAGGTCCAGGTGTCGCTGCTGGCCGAGAAGCTCGAGGAGCTGCTGGCCGAGGCGCAGCGGCGGTTCGGTGTCGACGTGCCGGAACTACCGACCGGGCAGTCGGACAACGAACCGCTGGAGACGCCGGTCGACGAGGAGTTCCGGGTCGGCACGCTCGGCCTGGCCTTCGACGTGGACACCACCACCGTCGTCATCGAGGCCATCGCCGCCGGCGAGCCGGAAGCCGGGCTCGAAACCGGCGACGACGACGGCCTGCTCGACGACGATGACGACGACGACACCGAGGACGAGGTCGACGCCAGCCTGGACCGGCTCCGGGTCCGGCTGACCCCGGCGGCGGCCCGCGGCTTCATAGATCGGGCACGCCGGGTGGTGGCCGCCGGCCGTCCACCCTGTCCGCTCTGTGGTCAGCCGCTGGACCCGCGCGGCCACCTCTGTCCACGGCACAACGGCTACCACCGCTGAGGTGATGGAGACGGGCCGGCAGCCGGCGGTGGACCGGGACGCCACCGTGCTGCGATTGCTCCGTACCGGCGAGATGCGGCTCGAAGGCCAGTTGATCGACGCATCGAACACGACGTTGCGGGCTGTCATCGAGGCCGACGGGACAGCGATCCGGTGCGTGTACAAGCCAGTCCGCGGCGAGCGTCCACTGTGGGATTTTCCGGACGGCACGTTGGCCGGCCGGGAGGTCGCCGCCCACCTGGTGGCACAGGCGCTCGGGTGGCCGTTGGTACCGCCGACGGTGTTGCGGGACGGTCCGATCGGTCCGGGTGCCTGCCAGCTGTGGATCGACGAGCCGGACGGATCGGTGCCGCTGGTCGACTTCGTCGCGGCCGACCAGGTGCCGACCGACTGGCTGCCGGTGGCGGCGGCCCGGGACACCGACGGCAGGCCGTACGCCTTGGCGCATGCCGACGATCCGCGGCTGGCCCGACTCGCGGTGTTCGACGTCCTGGTCAACAACGCCGACCGCAAGGGCGGGCACGTGCTGGCCGGGACGGACAACCAGGTGTACGGCGTCGACCACGGGCTGTGCTTCCATGTCGACGACAAGCTGCGTACGGTCTTGTGGGGCTGGTCCGGCCGTCCGTTGCCACCGGAGGCCGGGTCGGCGTTGCGTCAGCTGCGTACGGCGGTCGACGCGAAGCTGGGCGGGCAGCTGGCGTCGCTGCTCACCCAGGCCGAGGTCACCCAGCTGGGCGGGCGGGTCGACGCACTGATCGAGGCCGGGTGCTTTCCGCCGCCGCCGGCGACGCGTAGCGCTATTCCCTGGCCGCCGATGTGATTCGTCTGCCGTTCTCCGGTGCCGCCGGCACCCTGGATAGGGTGGCGGCATGGACTCCTGGACCGGTCATGAGGTGCCCCGGCTGCCCGGCACGGGTGTGCCGTTGGCGCTGTTCGACTCTGCTCGGCGGGCGGTGGCACCGACCCGGCCGGTCGACCCTGCGACGATGTACGTATGCGGGATCACCCCGTATGACGCCACCCACCTGGGGCACGCCGCGACCATGCTCGCGTTCGATCTGGTGCAGCGGATGTGGCGGGACGCCGGGCACCGGGTGCGGTACGTGCAGAACGTCACCGATGTCGATGATCCGCTGCTGGAGCGGGCGGCCCGCGACGGGGAGGACTGGATTGTTCTCGCGATGCGGGAGACCGCGCTGTTCCGGGAGGACATGGAGGCGTTGCGGATCATCCCGCCGGACCACTACGTGGGTGCGGTGGAATCGATCCCGGCCATCGCCGAGCGGGTCGGCGCCCTTCTTGACCGCGGTGCCGGCTACCGGCTGGCCGACGGCACCGGTGACGTGTACTTCGACGTGGCCGCCGCGCCGCGGTTCGGCTACGAGTCGAATCTGTCCCGGGAGCAAATGTTGACCTTCGCCGCTGAGCGGGGTGGCGATCCGCAGCGTCCGGGTAAACGTGACCCGCTGGACCCGCTGCTGTGGCGCGGTGCCCGCGACGGTGAACCGGCCTGGGACGGCGGTGCGCTGGGCCCCGGCCGACCGGGCTGGCACATCGAGTGCGCGGTGATCGCACTGGGTCTGCTGGGTGACCGGATCGACGTCCAGGGCGGCGGCAACGACCTGCTGTTCCCCCATCACGAGTGTTCCGCCGCGCACGCGGAGGTGCTGACCGGCACCGGCCCGTTCGCCGCCCACTACGCGCACGCCGGCATGATCGGCCTCAACGGGGAGAAGATGTCCAAGTCCCGGGGCAACCTGGTCTTCGTCTCCCGGCTGCGGGGCGACGGGGTGCCACCGATGGCTCTGCGGCTGGCGCTGATCTCCGGGCACTACCGGGCTGATCGCCAGTGGACCGACGACACCCTCAAAAGCGGTCAGCAGCGGTGGCACCGGTGGCGCGAGGCCGCCCGGTGTGACGCTGGGCCGTCCGGCGCGGAGCTGCTCGCCGGGGTCCGCGGCCGGCTGGCCGACGATCTCGACACCCCTGGCGCGTTGGCCCTGATCGACGAGTGGGCCGACCACGCGCTCGCCGGCACCGGTGCGGATCCGCAGGCACCGACGCTGATGGCCGAGACCTGCGACGCCCTGCTCGGTGTGCGCCTGCACGACTGACTCGGTTGACCGTACCGGTGTCCGGTCGGGTCCTGCAGCGGCGCCGGACCCGACCGGACTTCGTGGACAGGTCAGTTCGGCGTGCAGGTCAGGGTCGGTGCCACCGGCGTGCCGGTGGCCGAGCCGAGCAGGCCGAAGCTGGTGGACGCTCCGGACCCGATGCTGCCGTTGTAGCTGACGTTGGTGGCGGTGACGGCCGAACCGTTGCTGCTGACCGTGGCGTTCCACGCCTGGGTGACCTGCTGTCCGGTGGGATTGGTCCAGTTCAACGTCCAGCGGCTGATCGGCGTACCGCCGGCAGTCACCCGCACTTCGGCCTGGAAGCCGCCCTGCCAGGTGGCGACGATGGAGAAGGTTGCGGTACAGCCGCCCGGCGCCGGGGTGGTGGGTGGTGCGGTGGTCGGGGCCGGGGTCCCGCCGAAGTTCACGTCGCTGCAGAAGTAGTAGGTCTGGTCGGCGTGGCTGGCCTTCCAGATCAGGTAGACGATGTGCCGGCCGGTCCTGCCGGGCGCGCTGACTGGGATGTCGACCGACACGCCGTTGAGGTTCGGGTTGCTGGTCCGGGTGCCCTCACCGGGGTCCGCGCCGTCGGTGGTCCACACCAGCTCCAGATCGCTCCAGCGCAGTCGCTGGGTGAGTGGGTTGAAACCCTGCCGGGTGACGTACACCAGGTGGTAGTCGGCACCGTGCAGCGCCTGGTCGTGGTACGTGAGCGTGAAGTTCGTGCCGACGTTGGCGGCACGCCAGTTGCCGGGTTGGTCCAGTGCGGCATACCGGACACCGCCGGTGTTGCCGGCGCTGCACAGCTGACCGTCGGGGATGTGTGCCTGGTGCTGGCCGTTGACCCCGTCGATGTAAAGACTGTTCCAGTTCCACATGGCGGTGGAGTCTGCCTGCCAGGCCTGCCAGCACATCGGGTCCTCGGTGGCCATCCGGGGGTTCTGAAAGTCGCTGGCCCAGCGTTCGTAGCACCCGTAGTTGCGTGACGGTGGGGCGATCGATGAGCCGTGTGCGGCGGCTACGTCGGCCAGCGCGGTGGTGAACAGCAACGCGGCGACAGCCGCAACGGTGAGTACCCGGCGCAGGGGTGCCCACGGGGTGACGGTGAGGGAAGGCATGTCTGCTCCCGGACAAGGTTGGACGGCGGTGGCGGGGTTTGCCGGGACACAGGCGTTCCCGCCGGATCGGACGGCGGGTAGCCCGGTCCCGCCGTGCCGCGCGGCCCTCGCGACAGTCCCGTGCCGAGATTCACATGCCTCGATTTTCAAGTCAATAGTTTGAATGGAAAACAAAGTAAGCCGCAAGAAGTACCTGGTCAGCCGAGTACGAGACCGGGATCTGGGTCCGGATCCGGCATGGGTGCCGGGACCCGGTACTCTTCGGTCAAGGTGGTCACCGGGCCGGGCCAGGTCGCCTGGGCCACCTCGATCGGTCGCCGGTCGCCGTCGTAGGCCACGTGCAGCAGATGTAGCACCGGGGTGTCCGGACGAATTCGGAGCAGCTGCGCCTCCTGTCGGCTGGGCTGACGGGCGCTGAGCACGTCGCGCGCCCAGACGTATCGTCGGCCCGTCACCTCCTCGGCCTCCTGGTAGGTGGGTCGGCCGAACGGCTCGGCCCGCTCCAGGCTGGTGCCGGCGGCGTCGGCCACTCGGAACCAGGAGGCTCCCACCTCGACCGGGGAGTCCTCGGTGCGCACCAGGTGCCGGCGGACGATCAGCTCGGTGCCGTCAGTGACGCCGAACGCGTCGGCCACCTCGGGTACCGCCGGAGCGCGGCCGACCTCGGTCAGCTGCTGCCGGTAGCGCGCCGCCAGGTCGGCGTGGTATCCGCGGTGTCCGCCGTACCGGCCACGGGCGAGCCTGTTGAGTCGGCGTCGGGTGCCCCGGACGAACGTGCCGGAGCCCGGCTTGGTGATCAACAGTCCTTCGACGCGGAGCTGATCGACGGTACGCTGGGCGGTCTGCTTGGCCACACCGTACATTTCGGCGAGGGCGGGGATGGCGGGCAGCCGTTCGCCGGGTGCCCACTCGCCGCGGCGGATCCGTTCTCGAATCAGGTCGGCGATCTGGCGGTGTGGAACCTCGGCGGCTCCAGGATTGACCTGCATCTCTACGGACCGACCACCCTTCAACCGATATACCTAGCATCCTAGGATAACAGAGGGAGTGTGTCCAGCCCGACCACCGCCAGACAACACCCATCGGCGTGACCAGTAACCGGACGCACCAGCCCGACCACTCGTCAATCAGCGTCCGACGACGGTCACCGCTTGCGGGCGATCAGTGCGCCGTTCGCCCCGGGGGCGTCGAAGACCACGGTACGGATGGAGCCGAACCCGGCGTCGGCCAACCAATCGGCGTACTCGGTCTCCGAGTAGTTGCGCCCGCCCTCCGTCTCCACCAGCATGTTCATCCCCATGAGGGCGGCCTCGGGTGGACCGGTGCGTTCGGGGTTGAGCAGCAACTCGCAGACGACGATCGTGCCGCCTGACGGCAGCGCGTCGTGGCAGCGGGTCAGCAGCGCCCGGTTGGTCGGTTCATCCCAGTCGTGCAGGATCATGCTGAGCAGGATGACGTCATGTCCCTGCGGCAGCTTCTCGTCGACGAAGAAGTCACCGGTGACCGTGTCGATCCGGTCGGCCAGACCGGCGGCGGCGGCCTTCTCCGCAGCGACCGGCACGACATGTAGCAGGTCGTAGACGCTCGCCCGCAGATGCGGGTACCGCCGGCACAACTCGATGGGGTACGCGCCCGACCCGCCGCCCAGATCGAGTAGCCGGTGATGGGCGCTGAAGTCGTAGGCCTCACCCAGCGCGCGGGCGGTGAAGATCGACGCGGCGTACATAGCCTCCAGAAACAGGTTCAGGATCCGCGGATCCACGTCGGCGAAGAGCGACTCCTGGGTGTCCGGGTCCCAGGTCAGTGGCCGGTCGGTACGCAACGCCTCACCGATGCGATGCCACGGTAGGTAGGTACGTTCGTCGCAGTAGCGAACCTGACCGCCGAAGTAGTAGGGGCGGCCGGCTACCAGGAACTCCTCGGCGATCGGCGCGTTGCGGTAGCTGTCGGAGCCGGGTTGCTTGGTGAGCAGTCCGAGCGAGGCGCAGGCGGCGAGCAGAGTGCCCGCTGGGCGCTCAGCCAGCCCGTACTCGTCGCACAGCTGCCCGACGGTGATGGTCCGTCCGCCGGCGAGCCTGGTGAACAGGTTCAGCTCGACGGCGGCGGCCAGGGTCTTGAAGCTCCAGAAACCGGTCACCAGACGCATAAGAGGGGTGGGGGTTAGCATCCGGACATTTTCCGGTAAAGGGCCGCCCGACTGACGGAGCTGTCAGTTAGCCGATAGATCCGGGTCGGGTATCCGTCCGGCCGGTCACCACGAACCGGCTGTCGGGCCGGCCGACCCACCCCTGCGGCGCAGGTACTTCTCGAACTCCTGGGCGATCTCGTCACCGGTCAGCGGCTGGATACCAGCGTCGCCGACCCGTTCCTCCAACTCGCGGACATACTCGCCCAGCTCGGCGTCCTGCTCGGCGGTGGTCCGTACCCGGGCCTCCCACTTGGCCGCCTCCTCGGCCATGTCGGCCATCGGAACCGGCAGGTCGAGAACGTCCTCCACCCGGTGCAGCAGCGCCAGTGTCGCCTTCGGGCAGGGGGGGTTGTTGGCGTAGTGCGGCACGTGTACCCAGAACGAGACCGCGTCCACCTCCGCGCGGGCGCAGGCGTCCTGCAGCACTCCGACGATCCCGGTGGGACCGTCGTACCGGGTGGGGACGAGCTGGAGCCGCTGTGCCGCCTCCTTCTCCGACGCGGTCCCGCTGATCGGCAACGGCCGGGTGTACGGCACGTCGGCGAGCAGAGCGCCGAGCAGCACCACCCGGTTGACCTCCAGACTGTGGCACAGCTCCAGGACCTGTTCGCAGAAGGTACGCCAGCGCATGCTCGGTTCGATCCCGTGGATCAGCACCACGTCCCGGTCGGTGCCTTCCGGGCTGGCCACCATGAACCGGGTCGTCGGCCACTCGATACGGCGCGCGTCGCCGCTGGAGCCGGTAATGGTCGGCCGGCTGACCTGGAAGTCGTAGAAGTCCTCCGGGTCTAGCGCGGCGATCTCCCGGGCCTGCCAGACCTCCTGCAGGTGCTCGACGGCCGCGGTGGAGGCGTCCGCGGCGTCGTTCCAGCCTTCGAACGCGGCGATAGCCACCGGTGACCGCAGCACCGGCAGACCGTCGAACTCGGTCACCGGGCCTCCTCGCCGTCATACCGACCTGGCAGCATGCTCGCGGTCGTTGCGACTACTCGTCGACGTCTGGGTGCGGGGTAGTTGTCGTGCCTCACCCTGTCAGCCTACGTGCCGGCCGACGACCCGGCCCGGTGGCCGCGCCGGCTCCACCGTCGGCCTGATCCGCATACCGACGCCGTACGTATTGCGCAACTGGGGCAGCATGGACCGCAGACGGCCACGCGTCGCCGTCCGACAACTGAGCGAGGAGGCCGGTATGCGTCAGCCCGGCGACCGTGTCCGCAGCCGGTTTCAGCTGGTGGCGTTGTGTGCCGCCGTCGTCGCGGCGGCGGCCTGCGCCGCGGTGCCGCTGCCCGACGCCGGGCCGGGTGAACCCAACCAGCCGGCGGTGCCCGGGGGCGGTGCCACCGGGGCGGCCGACGGGTCACTCGACGGCACCGACACGGTCGAGGAGTTCGAGCAGGACATCGCGGGGGCCGAAGCTCTCGCCGACCAGTACTGGTCGCAGCGGTTCGCCGGGTTCGGCGCGGCGTTCGAGCCGATCGGGCAGGCGATCGCCTACCAACGCGACGGCGAACTGAGCTGCGGCGACCAGCTCATTCCGCGCAACAACGCGGTCTACTGCCTGACCAGCGGGTCCGAGTTCATCGCCTACGATGCGAACTGGGCATTCGATGTCTTCCAGACGGTCGGCGACTCGTTCCTGTTCTACCTCATCGGCCATGAATACGCGCACGGCATCCAGGTGCGGCTGGATCTGGAGTACCGGTTCAGCATCCAGCGGGAGCTGGCCGCCGACTGTCTGGCCGGGGCCTATCTCGGTGACTCGGTACGCGACGGCACGCTGCAGCTCGACGACGGTGACCTGGAGGAGTTCCAACGCGGTCTGGCGAGCGTGGCGGACGATCCCGACCAACCGTGGTTCGAGGAGGGCTCGCACGGCACCGCCGACCAGCGGAGCGCAGCCTTCTTCAACGGGTATGACCGGTCGCTGGCCGGGTGTGACCTGACCTGACTCACGCCGGCCGGCGACCTGCGCCGTCGCCGTCGCCGGCTGGGCGACAGCGCTGTGATCAGGCAGGATCGTGGGACAACCCGTCGTTCCCGGACCAGGGAGGTTCCGCTGAATACCCCGCCACCCGCCGCCGTCCTGTTCGACATGGACGGAACGTTGATCGACAGCGAGAAGCTCTGGGACGTGGCCCTGCGGGAGCTGGCCGTGCACTACGGCGGGCAACTGTCCGCCGAGGCGCGGTTGGCGATGGTGGGTTCGGACATGGCCACCACGATGGGGCTGCTGCATGAGGACCTGGACCAGCCGTGGCGGGACCCGGCGGCCGGCGCAGCCTGGCTGACCCGTCGGGTCACCGCCCTGTTCAGCGTCGGCCTACCGGCCCGGCCGGGCGCCTTCGAGCTGGTCCGGGCCGTCCGGGCGGCCGGCATCCGTACCGCGCTGGTCACCTCGACCGAACGTGCCCTGGTCGACGTGGCGCTGCACACCATCGGGCGGCACAACTTCGACGTGGTGTGCTGCGGCGACGAGGTGCCGGCGACCAAACCCGATCCGGCCCCGTACCTGGCCGCTGCAGCCGCCCTCGGCGTGTCGGCGACGGACTGCGTGGCGGTCGAGGATTCCCCGGCTGGGGTGGCCAGCGCGCACGCCGCCGGGGCGGCGGTGCTCGCGGTGCCGGCCGAGGCGGCGTTCCCGGTGCCGGACCGGGTCCAGGTACGGGCCAGTCTGTGCGACGTGACGGTGGCCGATCTGACCGCGCTGCTCGCCGCGTACCGGGCCGATCTGCCCGTGGCGGCCGGTTGACGGGCAGCCCGGTTCGGGCTGCCCGTCAACCGGCCTGGTCGGTCACTCGTGCGAGATCGCCTGCAGTACGTTCAACCGGGACGCCCGCCAGGCCGGCCACCAGGCAGCGACCACGCCGGCCAGCGCGGCGGCGACGACGAACCCGACGAGTTGGCCGACCGGCACGCTGACCACCGACAGCACGTCCTGGCTGCGCATTGCGAACGACGCGGCCAGTCCGAGCGCCACGCCCAACGCCACACCGAGCAG
Proteins encoded:
- a CDS encoding HAD family phosphatase → MNTPPPAAVLFDMDGTLIDSEKLWDVALRELAVHYGGQLSAEARLAMVGSDMATTMGLLHEDLDQPWRDPAAGAAWLTRRVTALFSVGLPARPGAFELVRAVRAAGIRTALVTSTERALVDVALHTIGRHNFDVVCCGDEVPATKPDPAPYLAAAAALGVSATDCVAVEDSPAGVASAHAAGAAVLAVPAEAAFPVPDRVQVRASLCDVTVADLTALLAAYRADLPVAAG
- a CDS encoding neutral zinc metallopeptidase — protein: MRQPGDRVRSRFQLVALCAAVVAAAACAAVPLPDAGPGEPNQPAVPGGGATGAADGSLDGTDTVEEFEQDIAGAEALADQYWSQRFAGFGAAFEPIGQAIAYQRDGELSCGDQLIPRNNAVYCLTSGSEFIAYDANWAFDVFQTVGDSFLFYLIGHEYAHGIQVRLDLEYRFSIQRELAADCLAGAYLGDSVRDGTLQLDDGDLEEFQRGLASVADDPDQPWFEEGSHGTADQRSAAFFNGYDRSLAGCDLT